In Lotus japonicus ecotype B-129 chromosome 5, LjGifu_v1.2, one genomic interval encodes:
- the LOC130720915 gene encoding uncharacterized protein LOC130720915: protein MGMATCLRLGRCATSNSLSFFRSQGSLVSAARCCSSSSSSSSSPPSLASSGKGKKKLVDRLSAVIDAVHDRNLPPELRGQRNNVRSETDLINVVEQRIWHSMEEGQFENLPGKGKPLKLDTNPHADPAEDTLYRILSKNGCAPEWVELNKEIRSRISEWRMSLKKAWTSKCSGDHSKWVESSEALKSQLREINNKVFRYNLIVPFGRQMFGLKWEKELGYLEEQ, encoded by the exons ATGGGCATGGCGACGTGCCTTCGTCTTGGGAGATGTGCCACTAGTAATTCGCTCTCCTTCTTCCGCTCGCAGGGTTCGCTGGTTTCCGCCGCTAGATGttgttcctcctcctcctcttcgtCTTCGTCGCCGCCGTCGTTAGCTTCTTCCGGTAAGGGGAAGAAGAAACTCGTCGATCGCCTCTCAGCCGTCATCGACGCCGTTCACGACCGTAATCTTCCCCCTGAGCTACGTGGTCAGCGCAACAATGTCAG GTCAGAAACCGACTTGATCAATGTTGTTGAGCAAAGAATATGGCATTCTATGGAAGAAGGCCAATTTGAGAACTTGCCTGGGAAAGGCAAGCCTCTTAAGCTTGATACAAATCCTCACGCGGATCCGGCTGAAGACACCTTATACAGAATCTTGTCAAAGAATGGATGTGCGCCAGAGTGGGTTGAGCTTAACAAAGAGATAAGATCTAGAATATCTGAATGGAGGATGTCCTTGAAGAAAGCTTGGACAAGTAAATGCAGTGGAGATCACTCTAAGTGGGTTGAGAGTTCAGAGGCTTTGAAATCGCAGTTAAGGGAAATCAATAATAAG GTTTTTCGCTATAACCTCATTGTGCCTTTTGGTAGACAAATGTTTGGCCTTAAATGGGAGAAAGAGCTAGGTTATTTAGAAGAACAATGA